A stretch of the Dermacentor variabilis isolate Ectoservices unplaced genomic scaffold, ASM5094787v1 scaffold_38, whole genome shotgun sequence genome encodes the following:
- the LOC142569035 gene encoding uncharacterized protein LOC142569035 yields the protein MIADKLAGFDVVIVHVGTNNTVDSVSVCMDKYRQLAQGIIERNTMVHVAFSAILPRGQNQYSSWEAPSSWLHDLNDNYEKINTALMQYRECREYHECGYTLLGGLVDNWPSCLSRDGVHPSRFGNKVLADFLYQGACTLSIHLERSRIQQSYKETQAPSS from the coding sequence ATGATTGCTGACAAGCTAGCTGGTTTTGATGTTGTCATTGTGCACGTTGGCACTAACAACACTGTTGACAGTGTCAGCGTGTGCATGGACAAGTATCGCCAGCTCGCTCAGGGGATCATTGAGAGAAATACCATGGTGCATGTAGCTTTTTCTGCCATTCTTCCTCGGGGGCAGAATCAGTACAGCTCATGGGAAGCTCCGTCCTCATGGTTGCATGACCTGAATGATAACTACGAAAAGATTAACACAGCCCTGATGCAGTACCGTGAGTGCCGTGAGTACCACGAGTGCGGCTACACACTCCTGGGTGGTCTCGTGGACAActggcccagttgcctgagcagaGATGGTGTCCACCCGAGCCGCTTTGGTAACAAGGTGCTGGCAGACTTCCTGTACCAGGGGGCCTGCACCCTGTCCATCCATCTGGAGAGAAGCCGCATCCAGCAGTCCTACAAGGAGACCCAGGCACCTTCTTCATAG